The Fusobacterium pseudoperiodonticum DNA window AAAGAAAGCATAGAAGCAATATTTATTATTTTACCACTACCTTGTTTTTCCATTATTTTAGCAACATCTTGGCTCAGGTAATAAACAGCATTTAAATTTATATCTAGTACATCTTTCCAATCATTGTCTTTATATTCTAAAAGTGGTGCTCTTCTTATAGCTCCTGCATTATTAACAAGTATATCAATTCGTCCATAAATTTTTACACATTCTATAACTGATTTTCTTATCTGTTCTCTATCAGTTAAATTAGCCTGATAAAAATAAGCTTTTCCTCCTTCATTTTCTACAAGTTTTTTTGTTTCTTCCCAGTTGTTATCATAGGTAACAATAAATAGATCTGCTCCTGCTTTAGCAAAAGCTACTACATATGCCTCTCCAAGCCCAGTATTTCCTCCTGTTACAAAGGCAATTTTTTCTTTTAAAGAAAAAAAATCCATTGAAAAATTATTAAGCATTTATTTTCTCCTATCTTAGTATAAACTTATCTACTCATTTCAGAACTATTTCCATGCTCATGTTCATCAATAATTTCTTTTAACAATGTAAGATTAATACAAGTAGTGTCTCCACTGATAGTATTTTTTAAAGCAGCACTAGCATTCCCATATTTTAATGCAATTTCGGCATTATTTTCCTGTAATATTCCATATAAGACTCCTGCCACATAAGCATCTCCACTACCAATTCTATCTATTACTTCAATATTTTTATATGCATCTTCATTGTAGAATTTATCATTTTTCTTTTCATAAATTATAGAAGAAAAATTATGTGAGGTTGTTGAATTTACTTCTCTTCTAGTTGAAGAAATAAGAGTTAATTCATAAATTTTAGCAAAATCTCTCATAATATTTTCTATTTCTCCCTTTTTTTGAAACATCTTTCTGAATGTTTCTTCAGAAGCAAATAATATATCAACATCTGGAAGAATCTTTATTATTTCCTGTTCTGCTTCTTTTTCTGACCATAAATTTTTCCTAAAATTCACATCAAAAGAGATAATAGCTCCATTTTGTTTAAATTTTTTTATTAGTTCCTTAGTTAGTTCATTTATTTTTTTTGAAAGTCCTAATGTTATACCACTTACATGAAATATTTTTGTACTTGAAAAAACTCCTTCTGGTATTTCATTAAGTTTCAAACTTTGAAAGGAAGAATTCAATCTATCATAAGTTACTCTTGGTTTCCTAGGAGAAGCTCCATATTCATAATAATATATTGCCATTCTCTTATTTAAGCTATCATCAAAAATTAAATATTTATCAGATATTTTATTAGCAATAACTGATTTGTGAGCAAATTCTCCAATAGTATTATTAGGGAGTTTTGTGAGAATTGCAACTTGCTCACCTAATAAAGAAACTAAACTTGCTACATTATACTCTGCCCCTCCCATTTGCTTAGTTAAGGAGTTTCCTTGAATTAATAGTTCGTTATTTAGTGGAGACAATCTCATAATCATTTCTCCAGCACAAACAAGAGAAAATTCTTTTTCTAAAAAATCAAATAATTTAGACATCGACTAGCCCCCTATAAAGTATTTTTTAATTCTGAAATTTTTTTAATAAAGCCTTGAGCTGTTGCTATTATTTCATCATCACTTCCAGAAGCTAATTTTCCACCAGCTCCAACTACACTTGCTCCATTTTTAAACCAGCTTTCAACATTATCTAAACTAATTCCACCGGTAGCCATAAAATTTATATTAGGAAGAGGAGCTTTTAAAGATTTAATAAAATTATTTTCAAAATTATTAGCTGGGAATAATTTTATAATATCTACACCATATTTTAAAGCTGTTGTTATTTCAG harbors:
- the kduD gene encoding 2-dehydro-3-deoxy-D-gluconate 5-dehydrogenase KduD; this encodes MLNNFSMDFFSLKEKIAFVTGGNTGLGEAYVVAFAKAGADLFIVTYDNNWEETKKLVENEGGKAYFYQANLTDREQIRKSVIECVKIYGRIDILVNNAGAIRRAPLLEYKDNDWKDVLDINLNAVYYLSQDVAKIMEKQGSGKIINIASMLSFQGGKFVPAYTASKHAVAGITKSFANELASKNIQVNAIAPGYVKTLNTAPIRADEKRNKEILDRIPANRWAEPFDLMGSIIFLASKASDYVNGHILVVDGGWLIR
- a CDS encoding sugar kinase, whose translation is MSKLFDFLEKEFSLVCAGEMIMRLSPLNNELLIQGNSLTKQMGGAEYNVASLVSLLGEQVAILTKLPNNTIGEFAHKSVIANKISDKYLIFDDSLNKRMAIYYYEYGASPRKPRVTYDRLNSSFQSLKLNEIPEGVFSSTKIFHVSGITLGLSKKINELTKELIKKFKQNGAIISFDVNFRKNLWSEKEAEQEIIKILPDVDILFASEETFRKMFQKKGEIENIMRDFAKIYELTLISSTRREVNSTTSHNFSSIIYEKKNDKFYNEDAYKNIEVIDRIGSGDAYVAGVLYGILQENNAEIALKYGNASAALKNTISGDTTCINLTLLKEIIDEHEHGNSSEMSR